Genomic window (Capricornis sumatraensis isolate serow.1 chromosome 16, serow.2, whole genome shotgun sequence):
ATCACTTACGTTAGTTCATAAGATTTTGCtcatgaaatgaaaaattattcccAACATACTGTTAGAGGGGAGAAGGAATGTTTGTTGAGTAACCACGTTTGTCAATTTTTGCCGTTCATTCACTCTTTGAGGAGGTAGATAGGatcacctccattttacagaagggacTAACGCTCAAAGAGGTTCTGCTGTCTCCAAGGTTATATGGCTAGGAGGCAGACAGAGGAGTTGAGAGCACGGGCCTCTCTGACCTCACCCGTTCTGTCTTCTCAGTGTCCCAGCAATGCCTGCCAGGGCTGAGAGCAACTCTGAGAGAGCCTCTTTTGCCAGCGTCAAGGGATATAAGAGAATTTCATGTTCTCAAAACTTGCTCTTATGCAGTTGGTGGCAAATCTAAATGAGGACACCCACTGagaattgcttttttttcctctttcccactCTCACTTATGTGCCACACACAAAAGCATAATGATCCTTCCCAAATACACAGAATATAAACAGAAATACAAGATGGAAAATTCATGaagatattttcattaatttctttatttccattttcaactTGGCAAAGTTGAAACAGTCTAAAGATTCCACAAAACAGTCTTAAAAATGCCTTTGGCTTTTTATTAAGAATTTGTTAAACCAGGAGCAGAATCCCCTCATCCCTGAGCAGTAACCCTAGTTCAGAATAGGAATATGGGGCTGGCACACAACTGGAACTTCCATTAATGAAAAGGTCTGAAGTTTATTTTAATCTGGTTCAGACACAAGACCAGTGAGACTCAGGCTAAAAAAGGGCAGTGAGGAAATGAAGAATGATGGTGAGGAACATCCTAGCTGGCTGGCTTAAGGAGACCAATCAATCCAGGACCCGTGTGGATATCGCTTCCCCTTGGATTTTCATCTGGTCTTTGTTCACCTGACACAGAAAAATCAGGCAATGATAGAGCCGTCGTTTTCTCACCAAGGGCTATTTCTAGGCTATTAATCTTTCCTTTTGGCCTGAATAAGTTCAGGTCCCAGATCTGTTTTCTTAATGGTGCAGAAGTCCAAATAGAGGAGTTCCATTCCTAGATAAGCTGTTGAGTTGACGAAAAAGTTTGTTCCAGTTTTGTTCCataaatggaacaaaattttTGGCCAATGAAATAATTTCCTAAAGGCCTCCACTGAAGGAGCCCTGTTTCAAGATACAAGAAATTTATGGATTTACCAAGCTATAAAGTTTCTTCATCATATCTACAACATATATAGCAGGAATTACATTTGGTTTAAGATCTCCTATCAAAACACACTCCTCAGTTTTAAGAACTGTTAGAGAAAAACTAACCTAAGTGACATTCAGATTTTCCACCTGCCCACAAAATGTAAGAAATAAGGCACTGACAATTTCAAGGAAAGAATAAAGTTTGTTAAATCTcgttttaattctcattttgttcattacTGTTGATAATATTTCACAAACCCAAGGAAAATCCCTGAACTTTTTGTATTCTGCAAATCTATTCTAAAACTAGACTAATTTCAATTTCAGAATTTACTTTAAAGTTTGTCCATGAACTATTCTAAAACATCGGGAAAGTAAAGACATCACACACATCGTGAGCCCAAGTACATACCTTATACCCAAGTGCTTTTAGTTCACTTGCAGAGCAAGGATATAAATCCATGAACTTGTATCTGTCTACCAGTAAAGCTGTTTCTTTGCCTTCATACTCTTCTTTGAATGCTGTAAACCGTCTTTTCTCCACTTTGAGTATACTAGCTAGATCACCAATATTACTTTCAAAAGCTAGAAATCGGGCCCAGATTtctctgtaagaaaataaatataatcaataCTTCACTATCCTGGGTTTAGGACTTTCAAAAATATTCcagttccttccccttccttcccctttttaaaattataagaatctattttttttattataaagattTCTAAACTTCAAAACATAGAGTAGTATAATGAATACCTATATTCCATTACCTAGATTCAGTCATCATTAATATTTTGCTACATTTGCTTCCCCATGTTTTCACTTAAGTATCTGAAAGTGAATTACAGTCATCATAACCTTTCACCCTAAATACTTTCATATttaaggtgtttttgttttttgtttttttagttttttcttatttAGCCTACTTCCTATCATTTGTGGTCAATGAGACATTTATCCTAGAGACAGTAAACTAACTCTAGGTGGGGAAGAGTTGAAAAGGAACCCAGATTTCCAATTACTCCTGAATGATATGACTTCAGCATTTTGTGGTGGTATGAATTAAAATGTAGAATACATTCTTTGTACAatgtatgaataaaaatatatttcaaaatctaACATGATTGttctctattttttcccattaataGGGATCACTGGGGACAAATTAGTGCCTCACCACTGTTCTAACAGCCAAAATTAATTCTCTGAGACTCTACTTAAAATGTCAGTAAGCACCTCTGTACTAAAGTAATACAGTGACTTCCTATTTTATGCTAGGTAGGGGACTATCACAAAACTTCTATACTGGGAGACATTATTGCTACTCAACAAGAAAGTAAGAATTGGGAAAGTTAGGAAACCTGCCCAAGGTATAGCTGactgagctggaatttgaacccaagaCTCCAAAGCCTTACTGCTCTCACTGTGCCACTGTACCATGTTGTCCCTCTGGTATAACTGAGTCAAGACCATGAATCAGCGATGTAACCTGTCAAACAAACTTTCACTTTGTAAGAGTCTTTGCTCTTGAAAAAGAGATAACAAAAATTTCAGAACTCTGCCCTAATTTGTCCATATCAATTTGTAGGAATATAGAgaaagatatattaaaatatttaataacaaatTGTTAAGGCATCTCTCAAAATAATCCTAGTCGGTAtgcaaaaaaagtttttttaacaaATCTTAAACAAGTATGAAAATATTGCAGGCAGCCATTTGTAAATGAAActtaaaaagagaagggaaatttCTACTGAAACTTAAGACTCACAACAAGCAAACATTCATACCAGCGACTACAGTTCAAGTATTAAAGCTGCCATTAGAACCTGACCAGGAAGTTTTCACAATGGCTTacccagatttctcaggaggaagacttccagatgttaaaactCGTTCAAACAAAACTCGAGTATTATTGTCCTCTAggatattaaagaaaattttaaatattttttaaaaatttagttctaTAATTCAACAAAGCattatctcattgaatcctcacaaAAATCTTACGCAGAGGGGTCTAAGTATTATCACAACCAGTATTTATATACGAGGAAGTTTGAGGTTCAAAAAGATGAAGTGAACTGATTTGGCTCATTGTTAACTGAGTAATGGACCTGTAACTAGAAGCCAGACCATACTAAACAAAAGGTACTGAATAGGTGGATGCGGTGGtggacactgggcttccctggtggctcagcaataaagaatccacctgcagtgcaggagatgtgagttcagtccctgggttgggaagatttcctggagaaggaaatggcaacccactccagtattcttgcctggagaattccatgaacggaggagcctggcaggctacagtccatggacttacaaaagagtcagacacgacgaggtaactaaacaacaacaacaaagctgacATCAGATTCCAGCCTCAATTTTACAGTAAAAAATATTATACATACTAGTAACTATtctaaaaaatgaagcaaaagaatATAAAACTGGTGAGGAACATTCACTTCAtacaagaaatttctttttaattaaatggtCCACTGACTCACTTTCTGGAGTTAAGTCCTCTTCCAGAGAGTAGAATCACTAAGTTGAAATACAAGTcatgtttttaagttttattcttttctactaTTTAGGCAGACAGAatgttattttttctaaaatatcattaaaatcaTTAATATACACCTGTGATATCTAagtttacatttaattatttacatgacacataattttttatatttctttcttaaatcagTTTTTATACCAGATCATTTTTAGTCAAGAAATTACATATCCTGGATTGTGGTGTGGTTAAGttgattaaatgagatatatacatacatatacgaATTCTCTAGCCTTGTGCCTGGTGTAAGGCAGGAACACAATAAAGgattgccattattattattacaacaaaataaaaaaataaagataaagatgCTCATAAACataatgtttctttttgaaatctCTTCCCCAGTAGCCTCAAAGGATTTTACTTGGGCATCTTTGAGTTTTTGTGGCTTGAGATTTGTGGCTTCATTCTCTACTACTGTTGGGACTGTGCTGCAGAATTAAAGATCATTCTGCAGAGGGAAAAATTCCAGGAACATAATATCAAAGAATGACATTGATGGTTTAATATTAACCAATACAGATCTAGACTCTACTTACCATTGAGGTGAGAAAGATAGTCAATATAGGCCAAGACATATTCTGGAATGTCTCCATATTTCTTTAGCCCCAGCTCAAAAATCTTAAAGGCAACAGATTTGTCCTAGAAGTAAAGAAAGCAAAGTACTGATTTCCATCAGATAAGATACTCAGTATTAAAACTACATTTAAATATGACTAACTAAGTACATTAAGAATTACAATGGATATTAAAATCATGTAAAAACTGCAGCACTAAATACCATTCAGGGGGTTTAGATTCAGAAACATGGAGTTTAATAAGGTATAAATTAGCAGGCAGAGGGGATATGAATGATGCTCCATGTAATTTTACATAGATACACTTAGGTCTCCTTTATGATACAGAAGAATTAAAGTTTAATGACAGAAACTAGGATTgcctttcttttaattaatttatctcagataaaggaaattattctatctttatattttattacagGACTTACCTTACTACAGTAATATTCCATGAGTGCTGCAGTAACATAGACATGGTGGCGGGTTCTGGTatcttctcttgcttttttaaatatcattcttccAGATTTGATCCCTTCAGCTCTTCTTGCAAATTTCATATATTGGATATATACCTATGtaaaaaaagtatttgttttctataGGTTAGATAGAATGTGATGCCTGTGGCATCTAATACAGGCTCACCATACTTCTATACTAACATAAGAAAGCAATTTGAATACCTGAGAAATTGAAAAGTGTCAATAACTTTATAGATATTGCACTATTTAAATCCATAAGCAATTTTTTCCTGATATTAAAGATGCatgcaaattaattttttaaaattgagatataattcacatagcaCAAAATTCACCCTTTAAATGTATAATTCTGTGATTTTTAGTGTATTCCCAAGGTTTTATAATCATTACAATCATCTAATTCCAAACATGCTAATTAAACCTTAAGAAGGAATAAAAGTGAAATActagaaaatactaaaatttctTGATTTATTGCTTTAAAAACCCACTACTCTATTTTCTAAAGAACATATAATGTAACTTCATtgataaaatgaatcattttataCTTTGCACTAACAGAGTACTTAACACATAATGAGTATGCAATATCTATTCGATGAACAAAGGTCTCTGGACTACACACAGGGTGACTATTGAGTAGGCTCCTGATTGGCCCAGTTTTGATGATGCCAAACCTCGCTGCCCAGATGAATGAACTCTGAGTTACTTGAGGAATGAAATTTAACTTATTTGTCATTATACTGCTGGAATCTAGCACAGTGCATAGCACAGATGCAGGCTGCTAAacgaattttaaaaagatgactaaATGCAAGCAGTGGAACCCCAaggtaaacaaagaaaaaaggaatagatCTGGAGTTGACTTGAGGCAGAGGGTCTAGAGCCCCATGCACTGGCCTGTCCACTTCTCCCACTGAACGAGTTCCACTGCACTTTTGCAAAAATAGTGGCTTTGAAAACCACTATTACAGAGTAGACTTCAGGATAGAGTGAGTTCCTGTCCAACTGCTTCCTAGAATGTTGGTTTCTCTTGCCTCTatttacttaaaaagaaatatttattaagcaacaATTACATAGCATTCAAACTATGCTCACGAGGAAGGTGTTAGAAAAAGCCGCACTGTAGCTGTTTCATACTtctgtacttaaaaaaagaaaaatagggcaAAACCTCAGTAATTGTCAGGgactgggagacagggaagggtTGACTATAAGGGGGTCACGTGAGGGAATTTCTGTGGGGTGAtttaagtgttttatattttaattgtgaTGGTTGTCCCATGACTATGTTATTAGTCAAGATTCATAGTACTAACAATTCAACAAAAACAGTAAATTTACtttatatagattaaaaaaacttttctatAAAAGCAGACTGCAAAGGTGGGAAAGAGATTTATAAAGTTACTTACCAAGGTGGGATCAATATCCTCAATTGCCAGAAGTCTGTTATATATACTGTGAACTTTCTCATACTTCATGCGACTCTAAGATGGTAGAGAAGAAgtggatataaatatatactcatAAACAAGCAGGATTTGAGCTCTGAGGAATCCAGAGGCTGCATCCCACAAAGGCACCTGCTTTGAGCATAAATGTATAATGAGCAAAGGACTAATAACTGTTCATTTTGCACTATCTCTGTCTTCAAAAAGCAATATGCCTGGTGAAGAAGCagctaggaaaaaaaattcagcgCTGCAATTAAAAAATCCAATTATAAGAAAgttctaaatattttaacttaCCTCTTCATAATCTGCATATGCAAAATAAAGAAGCATATTCTTCTTTAATAAAGTGCTTATGGCTCTTTCATATATATTAGCAGCTTCATCACTAAATAATTTGGCATTATTCATATcctaggagagaaaaaagaaagctcacTTACAGTAAGTTTAATGTAGCTGAAAGAGAATAAAACACAGACTCATCATATGTATATACCTATGGACATACATGCATTTCTGGattcttaaaaaaattcctaAGACTTCTTCCATTATTtcaacataaaaaagaattatgTAAGTACTCTAAGTGATTCATTACTTTAATACATTAAAGAAGAGCCACCATGTTTTAATTCTAAAGTAGTCTAATCACATAAGAGGGTCACTAAAGTTTTCAATTCTTACACATTATTACCAAAATTCAGTGTTatacttttaataaattattgCTATATCGAAACCATGAAAAGaccaaaaaggggggaaaaaaatgaatactcACCCCCTTCTCTGCTAACAGTTTACTTGATTGCTCAAGATATTGGGCAGCTTCATACCAAATATCAGGGTGATGGCCCAGTACCAGCAGGCACTGTTCATAAGCAAACATAACTAAGAGAAGACATTTGCAACATTTAATTagaataaacattatttataaaactATCCATATAAGTATCACAACTAAATTTTTAGGCTAAGACAGGGCCCTCAATAATGAAtgataattagaaataaaaaactttagtGATTATTGtcatccacccaaacccattcatttatcatttattaaattaatatttattgagtaccaactatatgctgctgctgctgctaagtgacttcagtcgtgtctgactctgcatgaccccatagacagcagcccaccaggctcccccgtccctgggattctccaggcaagaacactggagtgggctgccatttccttctccaaagcatgaaagtgaaaagtgaaagtgaagtcgctcagtcatgtccgaccctcagtgatcccatggactgcagcctaccaggctcctccatccatgggattttccaggcaagagtactggagtggggtgccattgccttctccaaactataTGCTAAGGAATGTGAAAGACACTGTGAATATACCAGTGACTAAGACTTCCTATATTCAAGAAGTCTGCAATATTTTGGGAAGATtgatattaagaaaacaattgtGAAAATAAGCATGATGAGAAAGTACAGTGTACTCTTAACTTACAGCAGCAGGACTTCACATAGTTTAGAGACTTAAGAAAGGCTTCACTAAGGAACTGACATCTAAGTGAAACCTGAAGAAGGGATAGAATCTGGTCTGATGAGAGTGTAAGTGTAAGTAGAGGCAGGAAGGACAGGAGTAGATACAAAAATGGTGCAGGCAAAGGAAATAGTACTTGCTCGGCTAAGAGAACAAGGCAAGATTAAGGAGTCTTTTTAAGTTCCAAAGTCTAGTGCTAGCAGTGGCAGAGTAGTCTGTATAAGACTATctcttgtggggaaaaaaaaaaatcatcaactgAACAATTTGAAGGCACCAGAGAATGACCAAAAGAAAAACCGGAGAGGCCTGAGCTCTAaaaactggaattttaaaaaattgtagacATGTATTTAATATGCTATTCCCCTCAAATACACAGCCCTGTGTGTGTTGTTCTGGGATAGCTAGAACTCAAGTCCAATGCTGAAGTTTTACCAGCTTGAGGTAAAGTGACATGGAGTTTTGGGTTACAAGAGCAATCAGAAATTAAGGGGGGAAATCCCCCAAAAGAGAACCACAGAAGGTGGAGGCTGAAAATCTGGACATAAATGCCCTCAAAATTTTAACTGACTCTAAAATAGACATCCacaggaaaaaatacaaagagcCAGAGCAGAAAGAAGAGCTGAAAGAGCTGGAGTGATATCTCATCAGCTGCCCACTCACTGTAATGGAGACCATGTTTGGATTCTGACTCCCATCAGGTTAAGGGATTCTGAGTAAACACCTTGAACTTTCCATTGTCTTAAGAGTAGACTATATCCCAGGACTAAGATTTACCGTGAGATAAAGGCCACTAACACAGGCTCATCCTAACACCGTAAAGCCAAGCCTCCACAAAGTCGAGAAGATCTGCCAGTAATCTAACTCCCTGCTAAAATAAAACCCAACATTCTTCAGAGGAAGATAATAGAATCTAGTCTTTACTATGTACCATTTACACAGCTGTACAATgtccagaaattttttttaaatgtccagacttctgacaaaaaaaaaatgtgacctatagtcaagaggaaaagaaatcaactcCTCAATGGCACAGATGTTGGAATTAGCAGACAAAGGttttataactattttaaatatattcaaggataaaaaaagaaagatggtaatggCCATGGAAtctcaacagaaaaagaaaaactgtcataCATATAAAAATTCCTAGAATGGAAATTTATGGAACTGGAAAGTAGAATATTTGAAATGAAGAATTCACCAGATGGGCTCACCAGCATACTGTATATGATAAAATAAAGGCCAGTGAACATGGAGACATCTATAGAAATTACTGAGTCTGAGAAACATAAGAGGAAAAAAGCCTGGGGATAAAAAAACCAGCCTTGGTAACCTATAGGATAATTTCAAGTGGCCTAACATACATGTAATTGGAGTCTCAGGAGAGCTAATCTTGTTACCTCTTTTAGTTATCAGGGTCTGATCTTCTGTACGAAGAGGGTTGCTCTTTTCCCACTGTATGTACTTCTTCCACATATCCACCTGCTGAGCTTCTTGAGGAGTATTTTGAGGAGGCACTGAGGGAGCATTGCGGTCCAAACCTTTCATTACTGTCTCATATTCCTAGACAATAAGCATTTAGAATTCTGTGGTAAGCTGAAGAACAACTAATATATGGAATGGAGTTGATCAGTTTGGAATATTTTGTTCAAAATTGCCTTTCACCCCCCCAAATACTACTttgttcacagttcagttcagttcagttcagtcgctcagtcgtggccgactctttgcgaccccataaattgcagcatgccaggtctccctgtccatcaccagctcctggagttcacccaaactcatgtacattgagtcggtgatgccatcaagccatctcatcctctgtcgtccccttctcctcctgctctcaatccctcccagcatcagtcttttccaatgaatcaactcttcacatgaggtgaccaaagtactggagtttcagcttcagcatcagtccttccaaagaacatccaggactgatctcctttaggatggactggttggatctccctgcagtccaagggactctcaagagtcttctccaacaccacagttcaaaagcatcaattcttcggtgctcagctttcttcacagtccgactttcacatccatatgtgactactggaaaaaccatagccttgactagatggacctttgttggcaaagtaatgtctctgcttttgaatatgctatctaggttggtcataactttccttccaaggagtaagcgtcttttaatatcatggctgcaatcaccatctactgtgattttggagcccccccaaataaagtctgacactgttcccactgtttccccatctatttcccatgaagtgatgggaccagatgccatgatcttagttactACTTTGTTAATATAACCTAAAAACTATTTAAGAGCAGGGAGAAAGATAAAAGATTAATCACCCAATAACAGGTTCCCAGGACAAGGTGAAGAGAACAGCCCTGGGCCCTCTCTGTAGGTGATACAGAAAGTCATTCTCAAGACAGAGAGGGTGACAGATCAACATGACTAATGATCTGGTGGCATCATTATTGCCATCTCTgagaaactttcttttaaaacttcaatAGTTCATAGTATTAGGCTATTTTCCCTAACTTCTAACAGTTTCACTGAGCGGAAAGGAATGTACACAAGACAAAACTCTGTCCCTGAGAGCAATGTCATTAGACCAGAGAGTAGTACAGTATTCAGATATGTATGAGCAGATAGGAGGGATGGATAACAACTACTTGATTAATTCTATGTAGAACTTTGTCTCTACAACctgtttctctgttttaaaaaataatttcttccaaaCTTGATTTATCCTATTTTATCCCTTCACAAGTCCGTTAAGAGGTATTTCACTTTAAATATCAAATACATCATCTGTTCAGACAATGTAATTAACTGTTATTAGTTAAGATTGCCAATGATTAAATATACTGAGTAATACCAGATGGGAAAAGTCCCTGTGTAAATAACATACTCATAACAAACATTATAGTAAGCAGCCTGATGGAATTCCATACCTTTGCTACCCGCCTAGCATTCATGTAATCTCTACTCCGATCTTCAATCATTTTTTTAGCTAAATGAATATTGATAccctaagagaaaaaaaagaaaatgtacattattttaaaattaactatatGTTAATATTAGGATAATACAGTTTATTCATTTGCTAAATaactttcaattatttattttgagaGGTTTTTTGGTTAGTAAAATAAAGGTTTGATCACTTTATATGCTTAAGAAAACAAGGAGGACCTGCCTATATGTTATGAGATGGCAGTAAGCTTCAAAGATAGGGAATGATTTGGAAAGGGTCAattatttcacataaaattttaCTAATAAAGAATGATGTAATGTACAGATTCAGCTGGGTGAATAGCCATGGCTTAGTTCTAAAAGCCTTTTTCTAACTAGGTCTGCACAGTTTCATTCATGCCTAGTAGTTCTCAAAGAGTAGTCCAAATATTCCTGTTCCCCAAGACCCTTTCAGAGGGTCCGTAAGATCAAAACAATTTTCATATATCACTGAGACACGATTTGCCCCTCTCACAAATATACAGGAGTTTTTCAGAAGTTATATGACATTCAATATGATACCAGATAGAATGTAGAAGCAGATATGAAAATCTGTCCTCTACTAAGCTAGATACCagagagatttgcaaaaatgaaataatgcccctTTTCTCACtgagtttttttcttattttgggaAATACAGTTTAATActatttatgttaaaaatgtaaGGAGTCTATAACTATAaactttaaatgaattaataaatatcttgaaattttctcagttttaattccaacATAAGTATTCATAGGTAAAAGCCACATTGAATTTAAAAGTTCtttgggggcttcctaggtggctcaatagtaaagaacctgcctcacaatggagacgctggttcgattcctgatctgggaagatcccacattcctcaaAGCAATTACACCCCTGCACTACAACTATTAACgctgcaacttctgagcccacctgcccttgagcctgcgctctgccacaagagaagtcactgcagtgagaagcctgagcgtAGCCTCTActcgttgcaactagagaaaagcctgtgcagtaacaaagacacagcacagccaaaaataaataaataaaatactaataaatcACTTGCTTATGAAACAAAGATGTTGGACCACAGTCCCACATCTCGCAATTGCAAGGCAATAATCACATCACTGTAACTAGGTGAAAGAGGTGCATTGCAACTCATCACTACGACTAGAAAAGTAACTAAAAAGGAACCCTTTCCTAAGAGTCAGTGGCaacatgtatgtgtatgactgTGTGGATATAGTTTAGCACTGAATAAAAATGGTTTTGTAAGGATTATAATTCTCCTACAGTATTCtctaaaaaataacagtaatatgAGATTCTCAAAACATTAGGAATGGTCCTTTCATTACAATCAACATGAAAACAAACGTATGTGGCACTGATACCCAGATACCTAATATTAGAAAGGCTACAAACCCACAAcgcatgaaaattaaaatcactttGTCATAATAATAAACTACTCTGTCCTAATTTACCTCTTCATACTTGTTATAGTCTCTCCACAGTTGTTCAATGTTGATCATTGGATTAACACAACCTCGTTGATAAACTCTTCGAACAGCTGTTATTCTCTGATTTTCTGCATAAGATCCAACAGCTTCCCTGGTATTGGATGAGAAATGCCATCAATTATATTATAGCTAAATCTGTGttcacacagaaaataaaactatgtaAATACTTACACGCCTTTTAAGAAGTTGATGTAATCCACCCAAatctaagaaatgaaagaaaatgttagtaTTTTTCTTAGTAGTTTCAAATTTATTGTGTATGTATTAGAAAATTTTAACTCTACCTGGTAAGACATAATTTCCATTCCAATTTTATCCAGTGCAAAGTCATATGCTTGAGCCatcttttctctgaaataaatgtgaaagatACTTTTTAGAAAAACTGTTATTAAAATGTATCTATAACTAAAACATAATCATAACTTCCATTCATAGGATCAGAACATTTAAatcttttataaaaacaaaatgtaatgaCATCTTTGCAAGTATAGTGTTCTTTTGTGTTTAGCTTGTTAATGTCATTAATTTATATACTTTGTTTCTTTTACCTACTACTTGTAAGCTTATCAAAGATAGGGGccatgttttatataattttataacctTCAAACTGACTAATCTTATATGCAGAAGATTCAAATGGGGAAATATCTGATTCATTGATTAAGAAGGTAAGTTATGGCTGAAGATCTATTAGCTCTGAAATAAAATTTAGGGAGAAAGAACTTGTTCAATATAAGACTAAcaataaggaagaaaagaaaacaaagaattctgAGAAATAATTTGCCTATTTGTTACATACAAAAAGAGCATTTGAGAAGGTCCATTATTTATATTCAACAAAGATAGATAGGTGAGGGTACTTCCTAGTGAGGAGGTCAATTACACAACAATACCATGGTCAAAGGTGCCTTCAAATAGTTAAAAAGCACATTACAAATGTAACCTGCCAAGAGTGGTGCCAGGACAATAAGATGCCTTTTATTAAGTTGACAACAAGCCTGTGAACAAAGTGATCTGG
Coding sequences:
- the CSTF3 gene encoding cleavage stimulation factor subunit 3 isoform X2, whose product is MSGDGTTEQAAEYVPEKVKKAEKKLEENPYDLDAWSILIREAQNQPIDKARKTYERLVAQFPSSGRFWKLYIEAEIKAKNYDKVEKLFQRCLMKVLHIDLWKCYLSYVRETKGKLPSYKEKMAQAYDFALDKIGMEIMSYQIWVDYINFLKGVEAVGSYAENQRITAVRRVYQRGCVNPMINIEQLWRDYNKYEEGINIHLAKKMIEDRSRDYMNARRVAKEYETVMKGLDRNAPSVPPQNTPQEAQQVDMWKKYIQWEKSNPLRTEDQTLITKRVMFAYEQCLLVLGHHPDIWYEAAQYLEQSSKLLAEKGDMNNAKLFSDEAANIYERAISTLLKKNMLLYFAYADYEESRMKYEKVHSIYNRLLAIEDIDPTLVYIQYMKFARRAEGIKSGRMIFKKAREDTRTRHHVYVTAALMEYYCSKDKSVAFKIFELGLKKYGDIPEYVLAYIDYLSHLNEDNNTRVLFERVLTSGSLPPEKSGEIWARFLAFESNIGDLASILKVEKRRFTAFKEEYEGKETALLVDRYKFMDLYPCSASELKALGYKDVSRAKLAAIIPDPVVAPSIVPVLKDEVDRKPEYPKPDTQQMIPFQPRHLAPPGLHPVPGGVFPVPPAAVVLMKLLPPPICFQQLKKL
- the CSTF3 gene encoding cleavage stimulation factor subunit 3 isoform X1; this encodes MSGDGTTEQAAEYVPEKVKKAEKKLEENPYDLDAWSILIREAQNQPIDKARKTYERLVAQFPSSGRFWKLYIEAEIKAKNYDKVEKLFQRCLMKVLHIDLWKCYLSYVRETKGKLPSYKEKMAQAYDFALDKIGMEIMSYQIWVDYINFLKGVEAVGSYAENQRITAVRRVYQRGCVNPMINIEQLWRDYNKYEEGINIHLAKKMIEDRSRDYMNARRVAKEYETVMKGLDRNAPSVPPQNTPQEAQQVDMWKKYIQWEKSNPLRTEDQTLITKRVMFAYEQCLLVLGHHPDIWYEAAQYLEQSSKLLAEKGDMNNAKLFSDEAANIYERAISTLLKKNMLLYFAYADYEESRMKYEKVHSIYNRLLAIEDIDPTLVYIQYMKFARRAEGIKSGRMIFKKAREDTRTRHHVYVTAALMEYYCSKDKSVAFKIFELGLKKYGDIPEYVLAYIDYLSHLNEDNNTRVLFERVLTSGSLPPEKSGEIWARFLAFESNIGDLASILKVEKRRFTAFKEEYEGKETALLVDRYKFMDLYPCSASELKALGYKDVSRAKLAAIIPDPVVAPSIVPVLKDEVDRKPEYPKPDTQQMIPFQPRHLAPPGLHPVPGGVFPVPPAAVVLMKLLPPPICFQGPFVQVDELMEIFRRCKIPNTVEEAVRIITGGAPELAVEGNGPVESNAVLTKAVKRPNEDSDEDEEKGAVVPPVHDIYRARQQKRIR